The Lentzea guizhouensis genome contains a region encoding:
- a CDS encoding response regulator — MIRLVIVDDHPVVRDGLRGMLASPSFEVIGEAASGDEAVAVVEALSPDVVLMDLRMPGSDGLSAIERLRDHPCRILVLTTYDTDRDVLPAIKAGATGYLLKDTPRDELHRAIVAASAGEAVLSPAVATRLLGQVRTPAEEPLSARELDVLALVARGLTNRAVAAALFISEATVKTHLLHVYAKLGVSDRAAAVAVAYERGLLRGRGR, encoded by the coding sequence GTGATCCGTCTCGTGATCGTCGACGACCACCCGGTCGTCCGCGACGGCCTGCGCGGCATGCTCGCCTCGCCGTCGTTCGAGGTCATCGGCGAGGCTGCCTCCGGCGACGAGGCCGTGGCCGTCGTCGAGGCCCTCTCGCCCGACGTGGTGCTCATGGACCTGCGCATGCCCGGCTCCGACGGCCTCTCCGCCATCGAACGCCTCCGCGACCACCCCTGCCGCATCCTGGTGCTCACCACCTACGACACCGACCGCGACGTCCTGCCCGCCATCAAGGCCGGCGCCACCGGCTACCTGCTGAAGGACACCCCGCGCGACGAGCTGCACCGCGCGATCGTCGCCGCCTCCGCCGGCGAGGCCGTGCTCTCGCCCGCGGTCGCGACCCGGTTGCTGGGCCAGGTCCGCACACCGGCCGAGGAACCGTTGTCGGCGCGGGAGCTGGACGTGCTGGCCCTGGTGGCGCGCGGGTTGACGAACCGGGCGGTGGCGGCGGCGTTGTTCATCTCGGAGGCCACCGTGAAGACGCACCTGCTGCACGTCTACGCCAAGCTCGGCGTCTCCGACCGGGCGGCGGCCGTGGCGGTGGCGTACGAGCGCGGGTTGTTGCGGGGGAGAGGGCGTTGA
- a CDS encoding sensor histidine kinase, whose translation MDQAALDTWERKLASVAHVIPYFVLTVTTVLYTIFTEQSVAERWFTYGVVAFGYAWMLWWFTLHPRWRGRAELMAVFVAGMVVFYAVLGMREHWFGAVSYAVYIYASEVLRPRWMFFATAGTAVLATLSLFGGYPPPEARAAFWLLLLVFVTVACVFTFVGYVTTEQARLRKVLLEENSGLQAQLLVQAHEAGVQDERQRMAGEIHDTLAQDLAGIITQLSAATSADWERRVEQAVSLARSGLDEARRSVHALRPPALDEAALPEALGEVASGWSSLHGVPVSVTLTGSARVMHPEVEVALLRTAQEALANIAKHASASRVGLTLSYMEDVVTLDVRDDGCGFDLARPSDGFGLTAMRHRVSRLSGALDVESELGAGTAISARVPA comes from the coding sequence GTGGACCAGGCCGCGTTGGACACGTGGGAGCGCAAGCTCGCTTCCGTCGCACACGTGATCCCGTACTTCGTGCTGACCGTGACGACCGTGCTGTACACGATCTTCACCGAGCAGTCGGTGGCGGAGCGCTGGTTCACCTACGGCGTCGTGGCGTTCGGCTACGCGTGGATGCTGTGGTGGTTCACGCTGCACCCGCGGTGGCGCGGCCGGGCCGAGCTGATGGCCGTGTTCGTGGCAGGCATGGTCGTCTTCTACGCGGTCCTCGGCATGCGCGAGCACTGGTTCGGCGCCGTGTCCTACGCGGTGTACATCTACGCGAGCGAGGTGCTGCGCCCGCGCTGGATGTTCTTCGCGACGGCGGGCACGGCCGTGCTGGCGACCCTGTCGTTGTTCGGCGGCTACCCACCACCGGAGGCACGTGCGGCGTTCTGGCTGCTGCTGCTCGTCTTCGTGACGGTCGCGTGCGTGTTCACGTTCGTCGGCTACGTGACGACCGAACAGGCCCGCCTGCGCAAGGTGCTGCTGGAGGAGAACTCCGGCCTGCAGGCGCAGCTGCTGGTGCAGGCCCACGAGGCGGGCGTGCAGGACGAGCGGCAGCGGATGGCCGGCGAGATCCACGACACCCTGGCCCAGGACCTGGCGGGCATCATCACGCAGCTGTCCGCGGCGACTTCGGCCGACTGGGAACGCCGCGTCGAGCAAGCCGTGTCGCTGGCGCGCTCCGGCCTGGACGAGGCCCGCCGCTCCGTCCACGCCCTGCGCCCACCCGCACTGGACGAGGCCGCACTGCCGGAAGCACTCGGCGAGGTGGCGTCGGGCTGGTCGTCCCTGCACGGCGTCCCCGTGTCGGTGACCCTGACCGGCTCGGCGCGCGTCATGCACCCCGAGGTCGAGGTCGCCCTGCTGCGCACCGCCCAGGAGGCCCTCGCCAACATCGCCAAGCACGCCTCCGCCTCGCGCGTGGGCCTGACCCTGTCGTACATGGAGGACGTGGTGACCCTGGACGTGCGCGACGACGGCTGCGGCTTCGACCTGGCGCGGCCTTCGGATGGCTTCGGCCTGACGGCGATGCGGCACCGGGTGTCGCGGTTGTCCGGGGCGCTGGACGTGGAGTCGGAGCTGGGGGCGGGGACGGCGATCTCGGCACGGGTGCCGGCGTGA
- a CDS encoding ABC transporter permease has protein sequence MLRIVEVEARLFLRDRLNSLFAVLFPAVLLLVLGAVPALRTPAPEFGGLRFIDAYMSSLVVFTLAFIGLQRVPTVVATYREKGVLRRLSTTPMHPARLLVGQMVVNFAAAILSVLLTIVVGYLVFGVDLPHHPLGLAAAVVLGGAGTFALGLVIAALAPNARAAGGWATAVFMLLMFFGGVYLPRFMLPSVVRSIGSYTPPGVEALQQAWLGTAPDWRHLAIMGLVSLVAGSVAAKTFRWE, from the coding sequence CTCGTTGTTCGCCGTGCTGTTCCCGGCGGTGTTGTTGTTGGTGCTGGGGGCGGTTCCGGCGTTGCGGACGCCGGCGCCGGAGTTCGGCGGGTTGCGGTTCATCGACGCGTACATGTCGTCGTTGGTCGTGTTCACGTTGGCGTTCATCGGGTTGCAGCGTGTTCCGACGGTCGTGGCGACCTATCGGGAGAAGGGCGTGCTGCGCCGGCTGTCCACGACGCCGATGCACCCGGCGCGGTTGCTGGTCGGGCAGATGGTCGTGAACTTCGCCGCGGCGATCTTGTCGGTGCTGCTCACCATCGTGGTGGGGTACCTGGTGTTCGGCGTGGACCTGCCGCACCACCCGCTGGGGCTGGCGGCGGCGGTGGTGCTGGGAGGCGCGGGCACGTTCGCGTTGGGACTGGTGATCGCGGCACTGGCCCCGAACGCGCGTGCGGCGGGTGGCTGGGCGACGGCGGTGTTCATGCTGCTGATGTTCTTCGGCGGCGTGTACCTGCCGCGGTTCATGCTGCCCTCGGTGGTGCGGTCGATCGGGTCCTACACACCGCCCGGTGTGGAGGCGTTGCAACAGGCGTGGCTCGGCACCGCGCCGGACTGGAGGCATTTGGCGATCATGGGGCTCGTGAGCCTCGTGGCGGGTAGCGTCGCGGCCAAGACGTTCCGCTGGGAGTAG
- a CDS encoding gamma-glutamylcyclotransferase has product MQGTPMVCRARSAPRYRYFSVRGTFPAMHESGTAAVVGELYDLPLKVLRDHLVPAEPPELEIGVIELEDGSAALATVLRDAVVDPLLRSGDLEDISYLGDWQAFLHTEG; this is encoded by the coding sequence CTGCAGGGCACGCCGATGGTGTGCCGAGCCCGCAGTGCCCCGAGGTACCGGTACTTCTCGGTGCGGGGCACCTTCCCCGCCATGCACGAGTCGGGCACGGCCGCGGTGGTCGGTGAGCTCTACGACCTGCCGCTGAAGGTCCTGCGCGACCACCTCGTCCCGGCGGAGCCGCCGGAGCTGGAGATCGGCGTCATCGAACTGGAGGACGGCAGCGCCGCACTGGCCACCGTGCTGCGCGACGCGGTGGTCGACCCGTTGCTCCGATCGGGTGACCTGGAGGACATCTCGTATCTCGGTGACTGGCAGGCCTTCTTGCACACCGAGGGGTGA